The following are encoded in a window of Falco biarmicus isolate bFalBia1 chromosome 8, bFalBia1.pri, whole genome shotgun sequence genomic DNA:
- the TMEM37 gene encoding voltage-dependent calcium channel gamma-like subunit, which translates to MTAIGAQSQRLLAHRRPQKSFFETLIRSLIILCVAIAVVLSSISVCDGRWLFARGQLFGLWHFCTVSNGSVLKCVTDLSLARVEGLSVGAIPIRSMVSFAVVVAIFGLELLMVSQVCEDTNARRKWSMGSVLILCSFLLSATGVLSFSILVKDHLTFTGFTLTYWCEFIAAFLFFLNGISGLHINSLTRPRNRVGKI; encoded by the exons ATGACCGCCATCGGGGCGCAG TCACAGAGGCTGCTGGCGCACCGGAGACCACAGAAATCCTTCTTTGAGACGCTCATCAGGAGCCTGATCATCTTGTGTGTGGCCATCGCGGTGGTCTTGTCATCCATCTCCGTCTGTGATGGCCGCTGGCTCTTTGCAAGGGGGCAGCTCTTTGGACTGTGGCACTTCTGCACCGTTAGCAACGGCAGCGTCCTGAAGTGCGTCACTGACCTCAGCCTGGCCAGGGTGGAGGGGCTGAGCGTGGGGGCGATTCCCATAAGGAGCATGGTGTCCTTTGCTGTTGTGGTCGCCATATTTGGCTTGGAGCTGCTGATGGTGTCCCAAGTCTGCGAGGACACCAATGCAAGGCGGAAGTGGTCCATGGGCTCGGTTCTCATCCTCTGCTCGTTTTTGCTGTCGGCCACCGGCGTTCTGAGCTTCTCCATCCTTGTGAAGGATCATCTCACCTTCACGGGCTTCACGCTGACATACTGGTGTGAGTTCATCGCagcctttctcttcttccttaaTGGGATCAGCGGACTTCACATCAACAGCCTCACACGCCCCAGGAACAGGGTAGGAAAAATCTAG